Genomic window (Chroogloeocystis siderophila 5.2 s.c.1):
CAAGTTGTTTTACCACCCGACGTGATTCGTCAGCTTTTAGTTGACTTTCTCACCGATCGCACAATTCAAACGATTGATGAAGGCTTTCGCGAAAAAGCCAGCGGAACTTACTGGGTTGTTGCTAATTTATTCGGTTTACGTAATACCTTAACGCGCCTCAGAAGTTACTGCTTAGACGAAAGAGAAGCTGCAAATGATCGCATCCAAGAATTAACTCGCTCATTAGACGTTCGTAACCGCCTCAAAACTTGGTTAAAAAATCTGTCTTTACAAAACTTACCTGTCTCGACAGTACGCCAGCTACGCAAAACGATCCGCGATACGATTCGCAGCTATTTACAAACGCGTGGCGGTGAAGTTCTGCAAGGCTTAAGCGATTCGCTTGATTGGGAAAATATAGCGAGTCTCCTGTTAAACCGTCTGCGTAATTCAGCAGCAGTAACTACTTCGCTCGATGTTGTTAGCAAAGAACTGGCATTAATTTTAGAACGCTACCTAGAACGCGATTTAGAAAATATTGTGGCGCAGGCAATTCCAATTTTGTCAATCGATCAAGTGATTGTTGATCGTGTTAAATCAACTTCCGCAGCGGATCTCGAAACCGCAGTCGAAGGAATTGTTAAAAAT
Coding sequences:
- a CDS encoding DUF445 domain-containing protein; the encoded protein is MDWSNLWFYAAPPVLGGIIGYFTNDIAIKMLFRPYRAIYIGRNRLPFTPGLIPRNQERLAKRVADTIMGSLLTPEELQNLARRLLQPERVQAGILWLLRLALDQIRLDKEQKTAKITANILKDLLGQSLPRLLKVLARREDFLEAQTNQIFDQVLLEFQLSDEQATKLADWLLQVVLPPDVIRQLLVDFLTDRTIQTIDEGFREKASGTYWVVANLFGLRNTLTRLRSYCLDEREAANDRIQELTRSLDVRNRLKTWLKNLSLQNLPVSTVRQLRKTIRDTIRSYLQTRGGEVLQGLSDSLDWENIASLLLNRLRNSAAVTTSLDVVSKELALILERYLERDLENIVAQAIPILSIDQVIVDRVKSTSAADLETAVEGIVKNELQAIVNLGGVLGFVVGSLQTLFLIFRNF